One region of Culex pipiens pallens isolate TS chromosome 2, TS_CPP_V2, whole genome shotgun sequence genomic DNA includes:
- the LOC120428646 gene encoding lipase maturation factor 2-like — MAPPSANEVVAGGKDDQVANSGDKPVPVPTPPIVRNLILRSMCGVYLVAFLSFYAQAEGLYGNSGILPANRILANGTLQERLNLLQLAPLVGLDTQSAIDLFCLAGCVIAFIGLVFPHLCRLVSFISLWTLYFSLVQISQSFRQQSDEMLLEAGFLCILLAPAKLSDPRGPIEGLAMLLMKWLLFRYVFASGSVKLASGCPMWWDLTGLKKHFETMPLPTSYSWYTFQQPDGIHKLSTIYVYVSELVCSWLFFAPNQRVRMFSLWWQVFLHLNIIGSGNYGFLSLIVMTLLLTLVDDRELVRPVKEESKEDRTGAMTVKAIAVLMTLGTWLVFGVGYKNGEMVFKLLFNRSQYLNMMQMMVQLAPLLVMGLMVQKFLKVVTKQTGTTNVADGIRKLTENWQLFLPTLAAFIVLFTSIVPHFQLTQSTAISSSIFTKPYNGLHNMFVVNQYGQHLIKMRPKRVEIILEYSDDLSGPWKEYGFQYKPWNEAGSMPYAFVYFPRFDFKFYDASATKPTSQKWLYPMVQRLLQNNQAVTKLFDQSHIPPGPPKFIRASLYEFRFTSWFDGNSTTFWTRERLNDYFPAYSLDDGFLETKLDDVGIPEEPIPSEALNLPVKLLLDAVRNFVAIFEGSFLVLGVLAAAIAMIVTQKRD, encoded by the exons GACTCTACGGCAACTCGGGAATCCTCCCGGCGAACCGCATCCTCGCCAACGGCACCCTCCAGGAACGCCTGAACCTGCTCCAGCTGGCCCCGCTCGTCGGCCTGGATACCCAATCGGCAATCGACCTGTTCTGTCTGGCCGGTTGCGTGATCGCGTTCATCGGCCTCGTGTTCCCGCACCTCTGTCGCCTGGTCAGCTTCATATCGCTGTGGACGCTGTACTTTTCGCTGGTCCAGATCTCGCAGAGTTTCCGCCAGCAGTCGGACGAGATGTTGCTGGAGGCGGGGTTTTTGTGCATTTTGCTTGCGCCGGCGAAGTTGAGTGATCCGAGGGGACCGATCGAGGGGCTGGCGATGCTGTTGATGAAGTGGCTGCTGTTTCGGTACGTGTTTGCGTCGGGGTCGGTCAAGTTGGCCAGTGGATGTCCGATGTGGTGGGATTTGACCGGGTTGAAGAAGCACTTTGAGACGATGCCGCTGCCGACGTCTTACAGCTGGTACACGTTCCAGCAGCCGGACGGGATTCACAAGCTGAGTACGATCTACGTGTACGTCAGTGAGTTGGTTTGTTCGTGGTTGTTCTTTGCGCCGAACCAGCGAGTTCGGATGTTTTCGCTGTGGTGGCAGGTGTTTTTGCATTTGAACATCATTGGGAGTGGGAATTACGGGTTTTTGAGCTTGATCGTGATGACGCTGCTGTTGACGTTGGTTGACGATCGAGAGTTGGTTCGACCGGTGAAGGAGGAGTCCAAGGAGGATAGGACAGGTGCGATGACGGTGAAGGCGATCGCGGTCTTGATGACTCTGGGAACGTGGCTGGTGTTTGGAGTTGGATACAAAAATGGGGAGATGGTGTTCAAGCTGTTGTTCAACCGATCGCAGTATCTGAACATGATGCAGATGATGGTTCAGCTGGCTCCGCTGCTGGTGATGGGACTGATGGTGCAGAAGTTCCTCAAGGTCGTTACCAAGCAGACTGGCACTACCAATGTG GCTGACGGTATCCGAAAGCTAACGGAGAACTGGCAGCTGTTTCTACCAACCCTAGCTGCGTTCATCGTTCTGTTCACCTCGATCGTGCCGCACTTCCAGCTGACGCAGTCCACGGCGATCAGCTCGTCGATCTTCACCAAGCCGTACAACGGTCTTCACAACATGTTCGTGGTGAACCAGTACGGTCAACACCTGATCAAGATGCGCCCTAAACGGGTGGAGATCATCCTGGAGTACTCGGACGACCTGTCCGGGCCGTGGAAGGAGTACGGCTTCCAGTACAAACCCTGGAATGAAGCCGGATCGATGCCGTACGCCTTTGTGTACTTCCCGCGGTTTGACTTCAAATTCTACGACGCGTCCGCGACCAAGCCAACCTCCCAGAAGTGGCTCTACCCGATGGTTCAACGCCTTCTGCAGAACAACCAAGCCGTCACCAAACTCTTCGACCAAAGCCACATCCCGCCGGGACCTCCCAAGTTCATCCGAGCTTCCCTGTACGAGTTCCGCTTCACGTCCTGGTTCGACGGCAACAGCACGACCTTTTGGACGCGTGAACGCCTCAACGACTACTTCCCGGCGTACTCCCTGGACGATGGCTTCCTCGAGACCAAGCTTGACGACGTCGGCATCCCGGAGGAACCAATCCCCTCGGAAGCGCTCAACCTCCCCGTCAAGCTGCTGCTCGATGCGGTCCGTAACTTTGTCGCCATCTTCGAGGGATCCTTCCTCGTGCTGGGCGTCCTGGCGGCCGCCATCGCCATGATCGTCACCCAAAAGCGGGACTAA